The following proteins are encoded in a genomic region of Comamonas resistens:
- a CDS encoding SAM-dependent methyltransferase, whose product MFWEKKLSQWAQEVKAQANLPARLVLWNGQQLDFGEFAAPQVTIKVQSATALPMLLDPSLDHLGEAYVKGLLDIDGRLADIINVSHALARSTAVGSGRLARVARHFSHSKASDRRAIQYHYDVSNDFYRLWLDESMVYSCAYFENGDEDLATAQRKKIDHILTKIRLQPGQRLLDIGCGWGALVLRAASQFGAQCVGVTLSRNQFELATERVRAAGLQDRVEIRLQDYRDVRGQFDRITSVGMFEHVGRKHLPLYFSRMHDLLAEDGMALNHGITSTDADSGEVSQGGDFIDRYVFPDGELPHISLALEAMQRGGLEVLDVESLRRHYARTLSIWTENFESRAAQIHALVDEEKFRIWRVYLAGCAYAFENDDVSIFQVLCRKAGRSAQQIPWSRRYMYESGKPLGEI is encoded by the coding sequence ATGTTCTGGGAGAAAAAGCTTTCACAATGGGCGCAGGAAGTGAAGGCTCAGGCCAACCTGCCGGCCCGGCTGGTGCTGTGGAACGGGCAGCAGCTCGATTTCGGCGAGTTCGCTGCGCCGCAGGTCACCATCAAGGTCCAGAGCGCGACCGCGCTGCCCATGCTGCTGGACCCCAGCCTTGACCATCTGGGCGAGGCCTATGTCAAGGGCCTGCTGGACATCGACGGGCGCTTGGCCGACATTATCAACGTGAGCCATGCACTGGCCCGCAGCACGGCTGTGGGCTCGGGGAGGCTGGCACGCGTGGCGCGGCACTTTAGCCACAGCAAGGCCAGCGACCGCAGGGCCATTCAGTACCACTACGACGTTTCCAACGATTTCTACCGGCTCTGGCTCGACGAGAGCATGGTTTACTCCTGTGCCTATTTCGAGAATGGGGATGAGGATCTGGCCACGGCCCAGCGCAAGAAGATCGATCACATCCTCACCAAGATCCGGCTGCAGCCCGGCCAGCGCCTGCTGGACATAGGCTGCGGCTGGGGTGCCCTGGTGCTGCGCGCGGCCAGTCAATTCGGCGCGCAGTGCGTGGGCGTGACGCTGTCGCGCAACCAGTTCGAGCTGGCGACCGAGCGCGTGCGGGCCGCGGGCCTGCAGGACCGCGTCGAGATCCGCCTGCAGGATTACCGCGATGTGAGGGGGCAGTTCGACCGCATCACCAGCGTCGGCATGTTCGAGCATGTGGGGCGCAAGCATCTGCCGCTGTATTTCTCGCGTATGCACGACCTGCTGGCCGAAGACGGCATGGCTTTGAACCATGGCATTACCTCGACCGACGCGGACAGCGGCGAGGTCTCGCAGGGTGGCGATTTCATCGACCGCTATGTGTTCCCCGATGGCGAACTGCCGCATATCAGCCTGGCACTGGAGGCCATGCAGCGCGGCGGCCTGGAAGTCTTGGATGTGGAAAGCCTGCGCCGGCACTATGCGCGCACGCTGTCGATCTGGACCGAGAACTTCGAGTCGCGCGCAGCGCAGATCCATGCGTTGGTGGACGAAGAGAAGTTCCGTATCTGGCGCGTGTACCTGGCCGGCTGCGCCTATGCGTTCGAGAACGACGATGTGTCCATTTTCCAGGTGCTCTGCCGCAAGGCGGGGCGCAGTGCGCAGCAAATTCCCTGGTCGCGGCGCTATATGTACGAGAGCGGTAAACCCTTGGGTGAAATTTGA
- a CDS encoding nitronate monooxygenase: MHSSYSEASSLPRTALCDLLGCRHPLLLAGMGGVSRSELVAAVTEAGGFGFLGMVREPLALIRTEVERVRQRTDRPFGVNLIPATTDPQLLREQVELCIALRVPVVSLFWDVHHAVIARLREAGIVVVHQVGSATEALLAQEAGAQALIAQGVEAGGHVRGRLPLMELLTQVLSVASVPVAAAGGLADGRDVARVLAQGAQAAVLGTALMATIDSFAHDYHKQRLVQAHAGDTVLTEDFHINWPLHAAVRVLANSVTCCERGDPSMAERTVIGEEEGRPIYLFSTDSPLRSMTGNYEAMALYAGKGVDRITSIEPAGERVQRIVAEAAQHWRLLEGETVDVASPVCYAADVERERHAPVIARLDELLEAERAGARVTLRSAAHAQDGDMRALIEAVHRDEVKWCAMLMRAIRSLQGTPSSRTGAFYAKAMAFEKLDERLAFLNRGQGWVVKKLRELLPMVDDASIRQGLTEMLQAHEVNLDKVNSRLGLARPRADAVPSQAGARLE; encoded by the coding sequence ATGCACAGCTCTTATTCAGAAGCTTCCTCGTTGCCGCGCACGGCTCTGTGTGATCTGTTGGGTTGTCGCCATCCGCTGCTGCTGGCCGGCATGGGGGGCGTTTCGCGCTCCGAGCTGGTGGCTGCGGTGACCGAGGCCGGCGGCTTCGGTTTTCTTGGCATGGTGCGCGAGCCGCTGGCGCTGATTCGTACCGAAGTGGAGCGCGTGCGCCAGCGCACGGACCGGCCCTTCGGCGTGAACCTGATTCCCGCGACCACCGATCCGCAACTGCTGCGCGAGCAGGTGGAGCTGTGCATTGCGCTGCGCGTGCCGGTGGTGAGTCTGTTCTGGGATGTTCATCACGCGGTGATCGCCAGGCTGCGCGAGGCGGGGATTGTGGTTGTGCACCAGGTCGGCTCGGCAACCGAGGCGCTGCTGGCGCAGGAGGCCGGAGCCCAGGCACTGATCGCCCAGGGAGTGGAGGCAGGCGGCCATGTGCGCGGCCGCCTGCCGCTGATGGAGTTGCTGACGCAGGTGCTGTCGGTGGCCAGCGTGCCAGTAGCGGCGGCCGGTGGTTTGGCCGACGGGCGCGATGTGGCGCGCGTGCTGGCGCAGGGTGCACAGGCCGCCGTACTGGGCACGGCCTTGATGGCGACGATTGATTCCTTTGCGCACGACTATCACAAGCAGCGTCTGGTACAGGCCCATGCTGGGGATACGGTGCTGACCGAAGACTTCCATATCAACTGGCCGCTGCATGCGGCCGTGCGGGTGCTGGCCAATAGCGTGACTTGTTGTGAGCGTGGCGACCCGTCCATGGCCGAACGCACCGTGATCGGTGAGGAGGAGGGGCGCCCCATCTATCTGTTCAGCACCGACTCACCCTTGCGTTCCATGACCGGCAATTACGAGGCCATGGCCCTGTATGCCGGCAAGGGCGTGGACCGTATCACCTCGATCGAGCCTGCGGGCGAGCGCGTGCAGCGCATCGTGGCCGAGGCGGCGCAGCACTGGCGGCTGCTGGAGGGCGAGACTGTGGACGTGGCTTCGCCGGTCTGCTACGCGGCCGATGTGGAGCGCGAGCGGCATGCGCCCGTCATCGCGCGGCTGGACGAGCTGCTGGAGGCCGAGCGCGCCGGTGCGCGCGTGACGCTGCGCAGCGCCGCCCACGCGCAGGACGGAGATATGCGTGCGCTGATCGAGGCCGTGCACCGCGACGAGGTCAAGTGGTGCGCCATGCTGATGCGCGCCATCCGCAGTCTGCAGGGTACGCCGAGTTCACGTACCGGTGCCTTCTATGCCAAGGCCATGGCCTTCGAGAAGCTGGACGAGCGCCTGGCCTTCCTGAACCGAGGCCAGGGCTGGGTGGTCAAGAAGCTGCGCGAACTGCTGCCCATGGTGGACGATGCATCCATACGTCAGGGACTGACCGAGATGCTGCAGGCCCACGAAGTCAATCTGGACAAGGTCAACAGCCGCCTGGGCTTGGCGCGCCCGCGGGCTGACGCGGTGCCGTCACAGGCGGGTGCAAGACTTGAATGA
- a CDS encoding sterol desaturase family protein — translation MMDFFSQHWTLAIDWVSAHAVTPVVNTLSIAEAAGDPREIAAGILIALLQLFLIACVMRPLESLLPAERWADRRHTTVDRHYTLLMLLGLFPLFSFLVLMPFAHMLGGGPSTEEASGLKAWFPWFEQHPYVLFAVYYVVYDLTYYWMHRAQHVIPWWWAMHSMHHSQRQMSCWSNDRSNYLDGMLQSFVLASVGLVMGVEPSEFAMLGLLSELVQNFSHANVALRLGWLGQLGERLFVGPRFHRNHHMLRDADRPERHNCNFGQVLPWWDQLFDTALYHDEELRPTGVSDPEVDADNERGLIAMQWYTLKRFWGAFSCRAGWRLGDVSFGPGYRPIHDDDPVEHAPVAQGSRPEVQ, via the coding sequence ATGATGGATTTCTTCAGCCAGCACTGGACGCTGGCTATCGACTGGGTCTCTGCGCACGCGGTGACACCAGTGGTCAATACGCTGAGCATTGCCGAGGCCGCAGGCGATCCGCGCGAGATCGCGGCCGGCATTCTGATCGCGCTGCTGCAGCTGTTTCTGATTGCCTGTGTGATGCGTCCGCTGGAAAGCCTGCTCCCCGCCGAGCGCTGGGCCGACCGCCGCCACACCACGGTGGACCGTCACTACACCCTGCTCATGCTGCTGGGGCTGTTTCCGCTGTTCAGCTTTCTGGTGCTCATGCCCTTCGCCCACATGCTGGGTGGCGGCCCGTCCACCGAGGAAGCCAGCGGCCTCAAGGCCTGGTTCCCCTGGTTCGAGCAGCATCCCTATGTGCTGTTTGCCGTGTACTACGTGGTCTACGATCTCACTTATTACTGGATGCACCGCGCCCAGCATGTGATTCCCTGGTGGTGGGCCATGCACAGCATGCATCACAGCCAACGCCAGATGAGCTGCTGGAGCAACGACCGCAGCAACTACCTGGACGGCATGCTGCAAAGCTTTGTGCTGGCCAGCGTGGGCCTGGTGATGGGTGTGGAGCCTTCGGAGTTCGCCATGCTGGGCCTGCTCAGCGAGCTGGTGCAGAACTTTTCGCACGCCAACGTGGCGCTGCGTCTGGGCTGGCTGGGCCAGCTGGGCGAGCGTCTGTTCGTCGGCCCACGCTTTCACCGCAACCACCACATGCTGCGCGATGCAGACCGGCCCGAGCGCCACAACTGCAACTTCGGTCAGGTCCTGCCCTGGTGGGATCAGCTGTTCGACACTGCTCTCTATCACGACGAGGAGTTGCGCCCCACGGGCGTGAGCGACCCCGAGGTCGATGCCGACAACGAACGCGGCTTGATCGCAATGCAGTGGTACACCTTGAAGCGCTTCTGGGGCGCCTTCAGCTGCCGTGCCGGCTGGCGCCTGGGCGATGTGTCCTTCGGGCCCGGCTACCGCCCCATCCATGACGATGACCCGGTCGAGCACGCGCCGGTGGCCCAGGGATCGCGTCCCGAAGTGCAGTAA
- a CDS encoding LysR family transcriptional regulator, which yields MDRIDRYRIFVQVAEMGSFIKAAHALELPRATVSAAVQQLEAQVGARLLHRTTRYVNLTADGAQLLARARALLAEAEDMEQMFQARVRQAVGQLRIDVPSRIARRLLAPALPGLLRSHPALRLVLGSSDRTVDLVQEGVDCVVRIGALQESSLVVRPLGRIALINCASPAYLREHGHPEVPADLVQGHWAVGYASPHTGRELPWSYVEGGGEEEQTLALPSRVVVNNAESYIACCEAGLGLIQIPRYDVQHLLAAGSLVEVMPSHRSASMPVGLLYSHRRQRSRRLAVFIEWFEALMQPYLES from the coding sequence ATGGACAGAATCGACCGGTATCGCATCTTCGTGCAGGTGGCAGAGATGGGCAGCTTCATCAAGGCCGCCCATGCGCTGGAGCTGCCTCGCGCCACGGTGTCGGCGGCCGTGCAGCAACTGGAGGCCCAGGTCGGCGCGCGGCTGCTGCACAGAACCACGCGCTATGTCAACCTGACGGCCGACGGCGCGCAGTTGCTGGCGCGCGCCCGCGCGCTGCTGGCCGAGGCCGAGGACATGGAGCAGATGTTCCAGGCGCGTGTGCGCCAGGCCGTGGGCCAGTTGCGCATTGATGTGCCCAGCCGCATTGCGCGCCGTCTGCTGGCGCCGGCATTGCCCGGCCTGCTGCGCAGTCATCCGGCGTTGCGGCTGGTGTTGGGCTCCAGCGACCGGACGGTGGATCTGGTGCAGGAAGGCGTGGATTGTGTGGTGCGCATCGGTGCGCTGCAGGAAAGCAGCCTGGTCGTGCGGCCGTTGGGTCGCATTGCCCTGATCAACTGCGCCAGCCCTGCCTATCTGCGCGAGCACGGTCACCCCGAGGTTCCCGCCGATCTGGTGCAGGGCCATTGGGCCGTGGGCTATGCGTCGCCACATACCGGGCGGGAACTGCCCTGGTCCTATGTGGAGGGCGGGGGCGAGGAGGAGCAGACACTGGCCCTGCCCAGCCGTGTGGTAGTCAACAACGCCGAAAGCTATATTGCCTGCTGCGAAGCCGGGCTGGGCTTGATCCAGATTCCACGCTACGACGTGCAGCATCTGCTGGCTGCTGGCAGCCTCGTCGAAGTCATGCCCTCCCACCGCTCGGCCTCCATGCCGGTGGGCCTGCTGTATTCGCACCGCCGCCAGCGCTCGCGGCGGCTGGCGGTGTTCATCGAATGGTTCGAGGCGCTGATGCAGCCTTACCTGGAGTCATGA
- a CDS encoding SDR family oxidoreductase, with amino-acid sequence MADHSIRNKVVLIAGGAKNLGGLIARDLAAKGAKAVVIHYNSASSRADAEAKVAAVQAAGAWAVALQADLTSATAVERLFADAVAAVGRPDIAINTVGKVLKKPLLEISEAEYDEMSAVNSKAAFFFLKEAGRHVNDNGKIVTLVTSLLGAFTPFYSSYAGTKAPVEHFTRAAAKEFGARGISVTAVGPGPMDTPFFYGQEGVDAVAYHKTAAALSPFSPSGLTHIEDVVPFIRHLVSDGWWITGQTILINGGYTTK; translated from the coding sequence ATGGCAGACCATTCCATCCGCAACAAGGTCGTTCTGATTGCCGGCGGCGCCAAGAACCTGGGCGGGCTGATTGCCCGCGATCTGGCAGCCAAGGGCGCCAAGGCGGTCGTCATTCACTACAACAGTGCATCCTCCAGGGCCGATGCCGAAGCCAAGGTGGCCGCCGTGCAGGCCGCTGGAGCCTGGGCCGTGGCGCTGCAGGCCGACCTGACAAGCGCCACCGCGGTCGAGAGGCTGTTTGCCGACGCCGTGGCGGCCGTGGGCCGGCCCGATATCGCCATCAACACCGTGGGCAAGGTGCTCAAGAAGCCGTTGCTGGAAATTTCCGAGGCCGAGTACGACGAGATGAGCGCCGTCAACAGCAAGGCGGCTTTTTTCTTTCTCAAGGAAGCGGGCAGGCATGTCAACGACAACGGCAAGATCGTGACGCTGGTGACCTCGCTGCTGGGTGCGTTCACGCCGTTCTATTCCTCCTACGCGGGCACCAAGGCGCCGGTCGAGCATTTCACGCGCGCGGCGGCCAAGGAGTTCGGCGCACGCGGCATCTCGGTCACGGCCGTGGGCCCAGGCCCCATGGATACGCCTTTCTTCTATGGCCAGGAGGGGGTCGATGCCGTGGCCTATCACAAGACTGCGGCAGCGCTGTCGCCGTTCTCGCCCTCGGGCCTGACACACATCGAGGACGTGGTTCCCTTCATCCGTCATCTGGTCAGCGACGGCTGGTGGATTACCGGACAGACGATTCTGATCAACGGCGGCTACACCACCAAGTAG
- the thiC gene encoding phosphomethylpyrimidine synthase ThiC, producing MNAPDLIFTPAAGNAPDAARFAELLAQSRQPFPASTKSYLNGAIHPELRVPVRDIALTNGEQVSVYDTSGPYTDPAVTIDVRSGLPSIRGSWIEARGDSEYYVGRQRVALDDGGKRGEEDVRVEQLRAEAAALQRQPRRAKSGGNVTQMHYARRGIITPEMEYVALRENGRREWMAQYQQDASRELRLAGNSMGASIPKIITPEFVRDEVARGRAIIPANINHPEIEPMAIGRNFKVKINANIGNSAVTSSIEEEVEKLVWAIRWGADNVMDLSTGKNIHTTRDWIVRNSPVPIGTVPIYQALEKVGGIAEDLTWEIFRDTLVEQAEQGVDYFTIHAGVRLAYIHLTAQRRTGIVSRGGSIMAKWCMAHHRESFLYEHFEDICDIMKQYDVSFSLGDGLRPGCASDANDDAQFAELATLGELTQIAWKHDVQTMIEGPGHVPMHMIQQNMTEQLKHCHEAPFYTLGPLTIDIAPGYDHIASAIGAAMIGWFGTAMLCYVTPKEHLGLPDRDDVKQGIIAYKIAAHAADVAKGHPGARSRDDALSQARFDFRWQDQFNLGLDPDTAQAYHDETLPKDSAKVAHFCSMCGPKFCSMKITQEVRDFAKQQGVSAEHSIAVGMQAKAAEFNQAGGDFYIPIVNASTDTTAR from the coding sequence ATGAATGCCCCCGATCTGATCTTCACGCCTGCCGCTGGCAACGCCCCTGATGCCGCCCGTTTTGCCGAATTGCTGGCTCAGTCGCGTCAGCCCTTTCCGGCTTCGACCAAGAGCTATTTGAACGGGGCCATCCATCCCGAGCTGCGTGTGCCGGTGCGCGACATCGCTCTGACCAATGGCGAGCAGGTCAGCGTCTACGACACATCCGGCCCTTATACCGACCCTGCGGTGACTATCGATGTGCGCAGCGGCCTGCCCAGCATTCGCGGCAGCTGGATCGAAGCGCGTGGCGACAGCGAATACTATGTGGGCCGCCAGCGCGTGGCGCTGGACGACGGTGGCAAGCGCGGTGAGGAAGATGTCCGTGTAGAGCAGCTGCGTGCCGAAGCCGCAGCGCTGCAGCGCCAGCCGCGCCGCGCCAAGAGCGGCGGCAACGTGACCCAGATGCACTACGCCAGGCGCGGCATCATCACGCCCGAGATGGAGTACGTGGCCCTGCGTGAAAACGGCCGCCGCGAATGGATGGCGCAGTACCAGCAGGATGCATCGCGCGAGCTGCGACTGGCCGGCAACAGCATGGGCGCCAGCATTCCCAAGATCATCACGCCCGAATTCGTGCGCGACGAAGTGGCGCGCGGCCGCGCCATCATCCCTGCCAATATCAACCACCCCGAGATCGAGCCCATGGCCATCGGGCGGAACTTCAAGGTCAAGATCAACGCCAATATCGGCAACTCGGCCGTGACCTCCAGCATCGAGGAAGAGGTGGAAAAGCTGGTCTGGGCCATCCGCTGGGGTGCGGACAACGTCATGGACCTGTCCACTGGCAAGAACATTCACACCACGCGCGACTGGATCGTGCGCAACTCGCCCGTGCCCATCGGCACAGTGCCCATCTATCAAGCGCTGGAAAAGGTCGGCGGCATTGCCGAGGATCTGACCTGGGAGATCTTCCGCGACACGCTGGTCGAGCAGGCCGAGCAGGGCGTGGACTACTTCACTATCCACGCCGGCGTGCGCCTAGCCTATATCCACCTTACAGCCCAGCGCCGTACCGGCATCGTCTCGCGCGGGGGCTCCATCATGGCCAAGTGGTGCATGGCTCACCACCGCGAGAGCTTCCTCTACGAGCATTTCGAGGACATCTGCGACATCATGAAGCAGTACGACGTCAGCTTCTCGCTGGGCGACGGCCTGCGTCCCGGCTGCGCCAGCGATGCCAATGACGACGCCCAGTTTGCCGAGCTGGCCACGCTGGGCGAGCTGACGCAGATCGCCTGGAAGCACGATGTGCAGACCATGATCGAAGGCCCTGGCCATGTGCCCATGCACATGATCCAGCAGAACATGACCGAGCAGCTCAAGCACTGCCACGAGGCCCCGTTCTACACCCTGGGCCCGCTGACCATCGACATCGCCCCCGGCTACGACCACATCGCCAGCGCCATCGGCGCGGCCATGATCGGCTGGTTTGGCACAGCTATGCTCTGCTATGTCACGCCCAAGGAGCATCTGGGCCTGCCCGACCGCGACGACGTCAAGCAGGGCATCATCGCCTACAAGATCGCGGCCCATGCGGCCGACGTTGCCAAGGGCCATCCGGGCGCGCGCTCGCGCGACGATGCGCTGTCCCAGGCGCGCTTCGACTTCCGCTGGCAGGACCAGTTCAACCTGGGCCTGGACCCCGATACCGCCCAGGCCTACCACGACGAGACCCTGCCCAAGGACAGCGCCAAGGTGGCCCATTTCTGCTCCATGTGCGGACCCAAGTTCTGCTCCATGAAGATCACCCAGGAAGTGCGCGACTTTGCCAAGCAGCAGGGCGTGAGCGCCGAGCACAGCATTGCCGTGGGCATGCAGGCCAAGGCGGCCGAGTTCAATCAGGCCGGTGGCGATTTCTACATTCCCATCGTCAATGCCTCGACCGACACCACGGCACGTTGA
- a CDS encoding nitroreductase: MDILQALQQRRSVRAFLPQTVDGATVRELLEKASQAASGGNMQPWRVTAVGGQALKELSAKAKATEAVQRPGLSYPPGLWEPYRSRRFENGEDLYRAIGIGREDKTARLAQLAKNSQMFGAPVGIFVAVEERMGYAQWVDLGIYLQSFMLLAVEKGLATCAQGFWRMYNDMLIEQLALPDGYQIAFGIALGYEDVSAPINQWRSSRASSSEWLSLQGLD, translated from the coding sequence ATGGACATTCTTCAAGCCTTGCAGCAGCGTCGCTCGGTACGTGCTTTTTTGCCGCAGACCGTGGACGGCGCCACGGTCAGGGAGCTGTTGGAAAAGGCCTCGCAGGCAGCATCCGGCGGCAATATGCAGCCCTGGCGTGTGACGGCAGTGGGCGGCCAGGCGCTCAAGGAGCTGAGCGCCAAGGCCAAGGCGACCGAGGCCGTGCAGCGCCCCGGCCTGTCCTACCCGCCCGGACTGTGGGAGCCCTATCGCAGCCGCCGTTTTGAAAACGGCGAAGACCTGTACCGCGCCATCGGCATAGGCCGCGAGGACAAGACCGCCCGCCTTGCCCAACTGGCGAAGAACAGCCAGATGTTCGGTGCACCCGTAGGCATTTTTGTGGCCGTGGAAGAACGCATGGGTTATGCGCAATGGGTGGATCTGGGCATCTATCTGCAATCCTTCATGCTGCTGGCCGTGGAAAAAGGCTTGGCTACCTGCGCCCAGGGTTTTTGGCGTATGTATAACGACATGCTGATCGAGCAGCTGGCATTGCCGGATGGCTACCAGATCGCCTTCGGTATTGCCCTGGGCTACGAAGATGTCAGCGCTCCGATCAACCAATGGCGCTCGAGTCGTGCCAGCAGCAGCGAGTGGCTGTCGTTGCAGGGACTGGATTGA
- the cysE gene encoding serine O-acetyltransferase has product MLDRLRSDIQCILDRDPAARSTWEVITCYPGLHAIWLQRPAHWCWTHGFKWLGRFISHMGRWFTGIEIHPGAVIGREVFIDHGMGVVIGETAVVGDGCTIYHGVTLGGTSLYKGAKRHPTLGKNVVVSAGAKVLGGFEVGDGAKIGSNAVVIKPVPAGATAVGIPARIIPSKTGQSADVTEHETTPKVEARAQAAGAVDDDCGKSGFTAYGVTAEVDPVAQAMRSLSEGAAGHEKQIALLWAAIEKLSIQGHVKDCVPCESERPEAFQKDKIDQIMGK; this is encoded by the coding sequence ATGCTTGATCGCCTGCGCTCCGACATCCAGTGCATTCTCGACCGCGACCCTGCGGCTCGCAGCACCTGGGAGGTCATCACCTGTTACCCCGGCCTGCACGCCATCTGGCTGCAGCGCCCGGCGCACTGGTGCTGGACGCATGGCTTCAAATGGCTGGGCCGCTTCATCTCCCACATGGGGCGCTGGTTCACCGGTATTGAAATCCATCCCGGCGCTGTCATCGGTCGCGAGGTTTTCATCGACCACGGCATGGGCGTGGTGATTGGCGAAACCGCTGTGGTGGGCGATGGCTGCACCATCTATCACGGTGTGACGCTAGGCGGCACCTCGCTGTACAAGGGCGCCAAGCGCCACCCCACGCTGGGCAAGAACGTGGTGGTCAGTGCCGGCGCCAAGGTGCTGGGCGGTTTCGAGGTGGGTGATGGCGCCAAGATCGGCAGCAATGCCGTGGTCATCAAGCCCGTGCCCGCAGGTGCCACGGCCGTGGGTATTCCTGCGCGCATCATCCCCAGTAAGACCGGACAGAGCGCCGATGTGACCGAGCATGAGACCACTCCCAAGGTCGAGGCCAGGGCGCAAGCGGCGGGTGCCGTAGATGATGATTGCGGCAAGAGCGGCTTTACCGCCTATGGCGTGACGGCCGAAGTCGACCCCGTGGCCCAGGCCATGCGCTCCTTGTCCGAAGGCGCTGCAGGCCATGAAAAGCAGATCGCGCTGCTGTGGGCTGCCATCGAGAAGCTGTCGATTCAGGGCCATGTCAAGGACTGCGTGCCCTGCGAATCCGAGCGCCCCGAGGCCTTCCAGAAGGACAAGATCGATCAGATCATGGGGAAATAG
- a CDS encoding inositol monophosphatase family protein yields MSNSLHPMLNVAIKAARAAGALINRAALDVESVRVAQKQVNDFVTEVDQAAERIIIETLLNAYPQHSILAEESGSEHGAKNSDHVWIIDPLDGTTNFIHGFPVYCVSIALAYKGKIEHAVIYDPSRNDLFTATKGRGAYLNERRIRVSKRTQLRDCLISTGFPFRRGDNFKQYMLMLGEVMQRTAGVRRPGSAALDLAYVAAGFADGFFESGLSIWDVAAGSLLVSEAGGLVGNFTGEADFLEQREILAANPRIYGSLIPVLGKYSKFATAGEKAAVRQAVKTGEFETSSEEDAEAAVEEGQKAAE; encoded by the coding sequence ATGTCGAACTCCCTGCACCCCATGCTCAACGTGGCCATCAAGGCTGCTCGCGCCGCTGGCGCCCTCATCAACCGTGCCGCACTGGATGTGGAATCGGTGCGCGTTGCGCAAAAGCAGGTGAACGACTTTGTGACCGAGGTAGACCAGGCGGCCGAGCGCATCATCATCGAGACACTGCTCAACGCCTACCCCCAGCATTCCATCCTGGCCGAAGAATCGGGCAGCGAGCACGGTGCCAAGAACTCCGACCATGTCTGGATCATCGATCCCCTGGACGGCACCACCAACTTCATCCACGGCTTCCCCGTGTACTGCGTGAGCATCGCCCTTGCCTACAAGGGCAAGATCGAGCACGCCGTGATCTATGACCCCAGCCGCAACGACCTGTTCACCGCCACCAAGGGCCGTGGTGCTTACCTGAACGAGCGCCGCATCCGCGTCTCCAAGCGCACCCAGCTGCGCGACTGCCTGATCTCCACGGGCTTCCCCTTCCGCCGTGGCGACAACTTCAAGCAATACATGCTGATGCTGGGCGAAGTCATGCAGCGCACCGCCGGCGTGCGTCGCCCCGGCTCCGCAGCCCTGGACCTGGCCTATGTGGCAGCCGGCTTTGCCGACGGCTTCTTTGAATCGGGCCTGTCCATCTGGGACGTGGCTGCCGGCTCCCTGCTGGTCAGCGAAGCCGGTGGTCTGGTCGGCAACTTCACGGGCGAAGCCGACTTCCTGGAGCAGCGCGAAATCCTGGCTGCCAACCCACGCATCTATGGCTCGCTGATCCCCGTGCTGGGCAAGTACAGCAAGTTCGCTACCGCTGGCGAAAAGGCCGCTGTGCGTCAAGCCGTCAAGACCGGCGAATTCGAGACCTCCTCCGAAGAAGACGCCGAAGCTGCTGTGGAAGAAGGCCAGAAAGCCGCTGAATAA
- a CDS encoding RNA methyltransferase, with protein sequence MKTRFVLIETSHAGNVGAAARALKTMGFDDLVLVRPRYKNVLRKEETIQRASGALDVLDKARIVDTLEEALDGISHMCATAMTPRDFGPPTRTPRQHFELLLKGELDTRSVTEVSGDLTDNQPTPDAVCNQKGVAFLFGCERFGMSNDDVYRCDVALSIPSNPQFGSLNLASAIQVVAYDWREALGGFPVVEHTPEVHRADMAQVQGMLGHWEQALAHIGFLDPAAPKKLMPRLNQLFNRAQLTQEEIHILRGVAKAMLQSQPPTR encoded by the coding sequence ATGAAAACCCGATTCGTACTGATTGAAACCAGCCATGCCGGCAATGTGGGCGCGGCCGCCCGTGCACTCAAGACCATGGGCTTCGATGACCTGGTGTTGGTGCGTCCACGTTACAAAAACGTGCTGCGCAAGGAAGAAACCATACAGCGCGCCAGTGGCGCACTCGATGTGCTGGACAAGGCCCGCATTGTCGACACGCTGGAGGAAGCGCTGGACGGCATCAGCCATATGTGCGCCACGGCCATGACACCGCGCGACTTTGGTCCGCCCACGCGCACGCCGCGCCAGCATTTCGAGCTGCTCTTGAAAGGTGAGCTGGATACGCGCTCTGTGACTGAGGTTAGCGGAGATTTGACTGATAACCAGCCGACACCGGATGCGGTCTGCAATCAGAAGGGCGTGGCCTTTCTGTTCGGCTGCGAGCGCTTTGGCATGAGCAACGACGATGTCTACCGCTGCGATGTGGCGCTGTCGATTCCGTCCAATCCGCAGTTCGGCTCGCTGAACCTGGCCTCGGCCATCCAGGTCGTGGCCTACGACTGGCGCGAGGCGCTGGGCGGTTTTCCCGTGGTGGAGCACACGCCAGAGGTGCACCGCGCCGACATGGCCCAGGTGCAGGGCATGCTGGGCCATTGGGAACAGGCCCTGGCCCATATCGGCTTTCTGGACCCGGCCGCGCCCAAGAAGCTCATGCCCCGGCTTAACCAGCTTTTCAACCGCGCGCAGCTGACCCAGGAAGAAATCCATATTCTTCGCGGTGTTGCCAAAGCCATGCTGCAGAGCCAGCCACCAACCCGCTAG